In Aegilops tauschii subsp. strangulata cultivar AL8/78 chromosome 3, Aet v6.0, whole genome shotgun sequence, one genomic interval encodes:
- the LOC109744681 gene encoding zinc finger CCCH domain-containing protein 11 — protein sequence MPPKKAAASKADVAKKQKVVEDKTFGLKNKNKSKNVQKYVQSLHQSVQPKPDPTKTAAKKKKEEEKAREKELNDLFKVAVSQPKVPVGVDPKSILCEFFKVGQCQKGFKCKFSHDLNVQRKGEKIDIYSDKRDGEEEDTMDDWDQETLEKVIASKNAEYQQNKPTDIVCKHFLDAVEKKQYGWFWVCPNGGKECRYRHALPPGYVLKSQMKALLEEESKKVAIEDEIEDQRRKVQTTTPMTTELFMEWKRRKAEEKEAGLAALRADRAKNDRMSGRELFMADASVFIDDAEAYEVYERREEPQANQEQGKKSQDEGPSSSTSNGKEADEELDDEDLDDDDDLDLDELNELEASLSRTSIQIREPGEGTSS from the exons ATGCCCCCGAAGAAGGCGGCGGCGTCGAAGGCCGACGTAGCGAAGAAGCAGAAGGTCGTGGAGGACAAgaccttcgggctcaagaacaaGAACAAGAGCAAGAACGTCCAGAAGTACGTCCAGTCGCTGCACCAGTCCGTCCAGCCCAAGCCCGACCCGACCAAGACCGCCGCCAAG aagaagaaggaggaggagaaggcgcGCGAGAAGGAGCTCAACGATCTATTCAAGGTCGCCGTCAGCCAGCCCAAGGTCCCCGTTG GTGTCGACCCCAAGTCGATACTTTGCGAGTTCTTCAAGGTTGGACAATGTCAGAAGGGTTTTAAATGCAAGTTCTCACACGACCTGAATGTCCAAAGGAAGGGTGAGAAGATTGATATTTACAGCGACAAGCGCGATGGAG AGGAAGAAGATACAATGGATGACTGGGATCAGGAGACCCTTGAGAAAGTTATTGCATCAAAAAACGCAGAGTACCAGCAGAATAAACCTACTGATATT GTTTGCAAGCACTTTCTTGATGCTGTGGAGAAGAAGCAGTATGGGTGGTTTTGGGTTTGTCCAAATGGCGGCAAGGAGTGCCGCTACAGGCATGCCCTTCCGCCTGGTTATGTACTAAAGTCTCAGATGAAAGCCTTACTAGAGGAAGAGAGTAAAAAGGTTGCAATTGAAGATGAGATTGAAGACCAG CGCAGAAAGGTTCAAACCACAACCCCTATGACTACAGAATTGTTCATGGAATGGAAAAGGAGGAAGGCAGAAGAAAAGGAAGCTGGTCTGGCGGCCTTGAGGGCAGATAGGGCTAAGAATGACCGTATGAG TGGTCGTGAGTTGTTCATGGCCGATGCAAGTGTGTTTATTGATGATGCTGAAGCATATGAAGTTTATGAAAGACGTGAAGAGCCACAAGCCAACCAGGAACAG GGCAAGAAAAGTCAGGATGAAGGTCCAAGCTCATCAACCTCTAATGGCAAGGAGGCCGACGAGGAGCTGGATGATGAAGATCTAGATGATGACGATGACCTAGACCTTGACGAATTAAATGAACTCGAAGCAAGCCTGTCGAGAACTTCCATTCAAATTCGAGAACCAGGTGAGGGGACATCATCTTGA